Proteins encoded together in one Thermomonospora curvata DSM 43183 window:
- a CDS encoding RNase H family protein yields MSTLSPAGFDKSLDLLAEHLRARAVALRPHVFGAGRPGQIAEAVSLAFDAAYLGDQHSAELMIERAEALVRALPARPRKPAAIVRRGLRGQQRRWADAAVLIAATDASFKHPHVGWGYVSSAGHWGCAGGTYRGVLNPNGRSGAMISELRAVHMLLTDLDTDRPMTLLIDSRGALRFLRAWQSGRVGLMPNGYSLRPRFGAAAQSTKPTLVRLAEQVASRPGLRFEHVAGHSGHPLNEAADGLAGLARRCIAGDQDGDVDTLTARAQDLAAAFLHAWHSRPGAG; encoded by the coding sequence ATGTCCACGCTGTCGCCCGCCGGTTTCGACAAGTCGCTGGACCTGCTCGCCGAGCACCTGCGGGCCCGGGCCGTCGCGCTGCGCCCGCACGTGTTCGGCGCCGGACGCCCCGGGCAGATCGCCGAGGCGGTGTCCCTGGCCTTCGACGCGGCCTACCTCGGCGACCAGCATTCGGCCGAGCTGATGATCGAGCGGGCCGAGGCGCTGGTGCGCGCCCTGCCCGCCCGCCCCCGCAAGCCGGCCGCCATCGTGCGGCGCGGCCTGCGCGGGCAGCAGCGCCGCTGGGCGGACGCGGCCGTGCTCATCGCCGCCACCGACGCCAGCTTCAAGCACCCCCACGTCGGCTGGGGGTACGTCAGCAGCGCCGGCCACTGGGGATGCGCGGGCGGCACCTACCGGGGGGTGCTCAACCCCAACGGCAGGTCCGGGGCGATGATCAGTGAGCTGCGCGCCGTCCACATGCTGCTGACCGACCTGGACACCGACCGGCCGATGACCCTCCTCATCGACAGCAGGGGCGCGCTGCGCTTCCTGCGGGCCTGGCAGTCCGGCCGGGTCGGCCTGATGCCGAACGGCTACAGCCTGCGCCCCCGCTTCGGCGCCGCCGCCCAGAGCACCAAACCGACCCTGGTGCGGCTGGCCGAGCAGGTGGCCTCCCGGCCCGGGCTGCGCTTCGAACACGTCGCCGGGCACAGCGGCCACCCCCTCAACGAGGCCGCCGACGGCCTGGCCGGCCTCGCCCGCCGCTGCATCGCCGGCGACCAGGACGGCGATGTGGACACGCTCACCGCCCGCGCCCAGGACCTGGCCGCCGCCTTCCTGCACGCCTGGCACAGCCGTCCCGGGGCCGGCTGA
- a CDS encoding pyridoxamine 5'-phosphate oxidase family protein has protein sequence MTIKEPVTELNPAFSSATATATEWSQGEATLAEAELYWLATVRPDGRPHVTPLLGVWLDQALHFVTGPQERKARNLAANPHCVLLTGRNSLREGLDVVVEGDAERVDDEAYLRRLAGAFAGKYGPQWRLQVQEGALRRSEGGRVWAFKVTPVKAFGFGKGETYSQTRWRFQPRPAG, from the coding sequence ATGACGATCAAGGAACCGGTGACCGAACTGAACCCGGCTTTCAGCAGCGCGACGGCGACCGCGACCGAGTGGTCGCAAGGGGAGGCGACCCTGGCGGAGGCCGAGCTGTACTGGCTGGCGACCGTGCGGCCCGATGGGCGTCCGCATGTCACGCCGCTGCTGGGCGTCTGGCTGGACCAGGCCCTGCACTTCGTCACCGGACCGCAGGAACGCAAGGCCCGCAACCTGGCGGCCAACCCGCACTGCGTGCTGCTGACCGGGCGCAACTCGCTGCGGGAAGGGCTGGACGTCGTCGTGGAGGGCGACGCCGAGCGAGTGGACGACGAGGCCTATCTGCGGCGGCTGGCCGGCGCCTTCGCCGGCAAGTACGGCCCCCAGTGGCGGTTGCAGGTGCAGGAGGGCGCGCTCCGGCGCTCCGAGGGCGGCCGGGTGTGGGCGTTCAAGGTGACGCCGGTGAAGGCGTTCGGCTTCGGCAAGGGCGAGACCTACAGCCAGACCCGCTGGCGCTTCCAGCCGCGGCCCGCCGGCTGA
- a CDS encoding helix-turn-helix domain-containing protein, which produces MSMADPVDEPPISRMFNSSRGGPTVLRMLLGAQLRRIREERGITREDAAYVIRGSASKMSRLELGRVGIKERDVADLLTFYGMPDGPERAGLMALCHRAAMPHWSDEFGDILPGWLELYVALEEAATRLRIYEVQFVPSLLRTEEYTRAVARLRHPRSQAAEHERMVALEQTRQRLLTRPAPPKLWAVLDEAVLRRRLGGRRVMREQLAHLLELCSLPHVTLQVAPLGQGLGAPGGPFTLLRFQEPDLPDVVYLEHLDSAQYLDRGQDIDLYSRTLDALCAQIPPPDRTPDLLHGLLRELDE; this is translated from the coding sequence ATGTCCATGGCCGACCCGGTTGACGAGCCGCCTATAAGCCGGATGTTCAATTCGTCCCGGGGAGGCCCGACCGTCCTGCGCATGCTGCTGGGCGCCCAGCTGCGCCGCATTCGCGAGGAGCGGGGCATCACGCGCGAGGACGCCGCCTACGTCATCCGCGGCTCGGCCTCCAAGATGAGCCGGCTGGAGCTGGGGCGGGTCGGCATCAAGGAACGGGACGTGGCCGACCTGCTCACCTTCTACGGGATGCCCGACGGGCCCGAGCGGGCCGGGCTGATGGCGCTGTGCCACCGGGCCGCCATGCCGCACTGGTCGGATGAGTTCGGCGACATCCTGCCCGGCTGGCTGGAGCTGTACGTGGCCCTGGAAGAGGCCGCCACCCGGCTGCGCATCTACGAGGTGCAGTTCGTCCCCAGCCTGCTGCGGACCGAGGAGTACACCCGGGCGGTGGCCCGGCTGCGCCATCCGCGTTCCCAGGCCGCCGAGCACGAGCGCATGGTCGCCCTGGAGCAGACGCGGCAACGGCTGCTCACCCGGCCGGCCCCGCCCAAGCTGTGGGCGGTCCTCGACGAGGCGGTGCTGCGGCGGCGGCTGGGCGGCCGGCGGGTGATGCGCGAGCAGCTCGCCCACCTGCTGGAGCTGTGCTCGCTGCCCCATGTGACGCTGCAGGTGGCGCCCCTCGGCCAAGGGCTGGGCGCGCCCGGCGGCCCGTTCACGCTCTTGCGCTTCCAGGAGCCCGACCTGCCCGATGTGGTCTACCTGGAGCACCTGGACAGCGCCCAGTACCTCGACAGGGGCCAGGACATCGACCTTTACTCACGGACCCTGGACGCTTTGTGCGCGCAGATCCCCCCGCCCGACCGGACGCCGGATCTGCTGCACGGGCTGCTTCGCGAGCTGGACGAGTGA
- a CDS encoding DUF418 domain-containing protein — MRLEEERRERYGPAASRDDGRPGWARSGRIGELDAVRGLALCGILPANIVAMTGMAGDEIKAEPGVLRHLYECLVHQRFFPVFSVLFGIGAAIFLRTARTGAESPRAVLLARLGFLLMFGLAHQLLQPGEVLVYYAVTGIGVLLPATFLPRWAVLACGTAAVLASLLLAGGGVTLIPGLFLLGLAAVDYGVLDLIARRSRRITAAFAVTAPTAAGLGLWQVLMGASAFGTPLPAAAGVVTGAAYAMGLLVVLRHERVAAFLSPVLQPLGRLALTNYITASALVLMADRLLDLGGDPRVAALAGTVAGILAAQTVFSRAWLRHYRYGPLEWLWRCLTWWRIVPNRLPARPAAG; from the coding sequence ATGAGGCTGGAAGAGGAGCGCCGGGAACGGTACGGCCCCGCAGCGAGCAGGGACGACGGCCGCCCCGGATGGGCACGGAGCGGCCGGATCGGCGAGCTCGACGCGGTGCGGGGCCTGGCGCTGTGCGGAATCCTGCCGGCCAACATCGTCGCCATGACCGGGATGGCCGGGGACGAGATCAAAGCCGAGCCCGGCGTGCTGCGGCACCTGTACGAATGCCTGGTGCACCAGCGCTTCTTCCCGGTCTTCTCGGTGCTGTTCGGGATCGGCGCGGCGATCTTTTTGCGGACCGCGCGGACGGGCGCGGAATCACCGCGGGCGGTCCTGCTGGCCCGCTTGGGGTTCTTGCTGATGTTCGGGCTGGCGCACCAGCTGCTGCAGCCCGGCGAGGTGCTGGTGTACTACGCCGTCACCGGGATCGGGGTGCTGCTGCCCGCCACGTTCCTGCCCCGGTGGGCCGTCCTGGCCTGCGGGACGGCGGCCGTGCTCGCCTCCCTGCTCCTCGCCGGCGGAGGCGTCACCTTGATCCCCGGCCTGTTCCTGCTCGGGCTGGCCGCCGTCGACTACGGCGTGCTCGACCTCATCGCGCGCCGAAGCCGCCGGATCACGGCGGCCTTCGCGGTGACGGCGCCGACGGCCGCCGGGCTGGGCCTCTGGCAGGTGCTCATGGGCGCCTCGGCCTTCGGCACCCCGCTGCCGGCGGCCGCCGGGGTCGTCACGGGCGCCGCCTACGCGATGGGACTGCTGGTGGTGCTGCGACATGAGCGCGTGGCCGCGTTCCTCTCCCCCGTCCTGCAGCCGCTGGGCAGGCTGGCGCTGACCAACTACATCACCGCCTCGGCCCTGGTGCTGATGGCCGACCGCCTGCTCGACCTGGGCGGCGACCCGCGCGTCGCGGCCCTGGCCGGCACCGTGGCGGGGATCCTCGCCGCGCAGACGGTGTTCAGCCGCGCATGGCTGCGGCACTACCGCTACGGCCCCCTGGAGTGGCTGTGGCGCTGCCTCACCTGGTGGCGGATCGTCCCCAACCGGCTGCCTGCACGCCCTGCCGCCGGCTGA
- a CDS encoding HelD family protein codes for MAREQEYVSRLYRRLDGLREQTAARLADVLRHSDGTAQGRWDREAAASRYTQRLARLTAAERGLCFGRLDFRDGPSRYIGRIGLPAEDAADDPDAEPLLLDWRAPAARPFYLATAVAPQGVHRRRHIRTQGRRVIDLNDELLDARREDADAPQIGEAALLAALEADRSGRMRDIVATIQAEQDAVIRSGHRGVLVVEGGPGTGKTVVALHRAAYLLYTHRDLLARRGVLIVGPNRTFLRYIEEVLPALGETGVLATTIGELFPGVRADGTEPPQVAEIKGRAMMAEVVAAAVKDRQWVPREALRIETEQGLVLHLDRATCERAREAARRSRLPHNRARPIVVRHILDALARQAADRLNAGILVPEVLADLEPGERVDDLFDAEDVAAIRRELAGDPAVHAALERLWPVLTPQRLLADLYSCPDRLASAAPGLSRAERESLLRDPSAPWTPADVPLLDEAAELLGADDRAARARAEAERRRRIAYAQGVLDVTFGSRSTDLDDDAEAALTAGDLVDAAALADRHEEPDPRTAAERAAADRTWAFGHIVVDEAQELSPMAWRLLLRRCPARWMTVVGDPAQTGGAGGVWSWAQVLDACVPGRWRLERLTVNYRTPAEFMDLAAAVRAELTGEDLRPPAAVRHAGSPPWLAQVPAGELPARLSALVAAELAALGGGHLAVVTPAALREELAGALGASTGPGEEADLRERLVVLTAGGVKGLEFDSVLVVEPARILAEGAQGPNDLFVALTRATKRMGIVHTGEHPLPAALTRLPSPPQILSAAR; via the coding sequence ATGGCGCGCGAGCAGGAATACGTATCGCGGCTCTACCGGCGGCTGGACGGGCTCAGGGAGCAGACCGCGGCCCGCCTGGCGGACGTGCTGCGGCACTCCGACGGCACCGCCCAGGGACGCTGGGACCGCGAGGCCGCCGCGTCCCGCTACACCCAGCGGCTGGCCCGCCTGACGGCGGCCGAGCGCGGGCTGTGCTTCGGCCGGCTCGATTTCCGGGACGGCCCCAGCCGCTACATCGGCCGCATCGGCCTGCCCGCCGAGGACGCCGCAGACGACCCGGACGCCGAGCCGCTGCTGCTGGACTGGCGGGCGCCGGCCGCCCGGCCGTTCTACCTGGCCACCGCGGTGGCCCCGCAGGGCGTGCACAGGCGCCGGCACATCCGCACCCAAGGCCGGCGCGTCATCGACCTCAACGACGAACTCCTCGACGCCCGGCGGGAAGACGCCGACGCCCCGCAGATCGGCGAGGCCGCGCTGCTGGCCGCGCTGGAGGCCGACCGCTCCGGCCGGATGCGGGACATCGTGGCCACCATCCAGGCCGAGCAGGACGCCGTCATCCGCTCCGGCCACCGGGGCGTGCTGGTGGTGGAGGGCGGCCCCGGCACCGGCAAGACCGTCGTCGCCCTGCACCGCGCCGCCTACCTGCTCTACACCCACCGGGACCTGCTGGCCAGGCGCGGAGTGCTCATCGTCGGCCCCAACCGCACGTTCCTGCGCTACATCGAGGAGGTGCTGCCGGCGCTGGGAGAGACCGGAGTGCTGGCGACGACCATCGGCGAGCTGTTCCCCGGGGTGCGGGCCGACGGGACGGAGCCGCCGCAGGTCGCCGAGATCAAGGGGCGGGCGATGATGGCCGAAGTGGTGGCCGCCGCCGTCAAGGACCGCCAGTGGGTTCCCCGCGAGGCGCTACGGATCGAGACCGAGCAGGGATTGGTGCTGCACCTGGACCGGGCGACCTGCGAGCGCGCCCGCGAGGCGGCCCGGCGCTCGCGCCTGCCGCACAACCGGGCCCGGCCGATCGTGGTCCGGCACATCCTGGACGCGCTGGCCCGCCAGGCCGCCGACCGGCTCAACGCCGGCATCCTGGTGCCCGAGGTGCTGGCCGACCTGGAGCCCGGCGAACGGGTCGACGACCTGTTCGATGCCGAGGACGTGGCGGCCATCCGCCGGGAGCTGGCCGGCGACCCGGCCGTGCACGCCGCACTGGAGAGGCTGTGGCCCGTCTTGACGCCGCAGCGGCTGCTGGCCGACCTGTACTCCTGCCCCGACCGGCTGGCCTCGGCCGCCCCCGGCCTCTCCCGGGCCGAGCGGGAGTCGCTGCTGCGGGACCCGTCGGCGCCCTGGACGCCCGCGGACGTCCCGCTGCTCGATGAGGCCGCCGAACTGCTGGGTGCAGACGACCGCGCCGCCCGGGCCCGGGCCGAGGCCGAGCGGCGCCGCCGGATCGCCTACGCCCAGGGCGTGCTGGATGTGACGTTCGGTTCCCGCTCCACCGACCTGGACGACGACGCCGAGGCCGCGCTGACCGCCGGCGACCTGGTGGACGCCGCGGCGCTGGCCGACCGGCACGAGGAGCCGGACCCGCGGACCGCCGCCGAGCGCGCGGCGGCCGACCGGACCTGGGCATTCGGTCACATCGTCGTGGACGAGGCGCAGGAGCTGTCGCCGATGGCCTGGCGGCTGCTGCTGCGCCGCTGCCCGGCCCGGTGGATGACCGTGGTCGGCGACCCGGCCCAGACCGGCGGCGCCGGCGGCGTCTGGTCCTGGGCGCAGGTGCTGGATGCCTGCGTTCCCGGCCGCTGGCGGCTGGAGCGGCTGACCGTCAACTACCGGACGCCCGCCGAGTTCATGGACCTCGCCGCCGCCGTGCGGGCCGAACTGACCGGCGAGGACCTTCGGCCGCCGGCGGCGGTGCGCCACGCCGGCTCACCGCCGTGGCTGGCGCAGGTTCCCGCCGGCGAGCTGCCCGCCCGCCTGTCCGCCCTGGTGGCGGCCGAGCTGGCCGCGCTGGGCGGCGGTCACCTGGCCGTCGTGACGCCGGCGGCGCTGCGGGAGGAGCTGGCCGGGGCGCTCGGCGCGTCCACCGGCCCGGGCGAAGAGGCGGACCTGCGGGAACGGCTCGTGGTGCTGACGGCCGGCGGGGTCAAAGGGCTGGAGTTCGACTCCGTCCTGGTCGTCGAGCCGGCCCGGATTCTGGCCGAAGGCGCGCAGGGTCCCAACGACCTATTCGTCGCGTTGACCAGAGCGACGAAACGCATGGGCATTGTGCACACCGGCGAGCATCCGCTTCCCGCGGCGCTGACCCGCCTGCCCTCTCCCCCGCAGATCCTCTCGGCGGCCCGCTGA
- a CDS encoding aldo/keto reductase, which translates to MTRLTERPAAASGTFRIGGDLPVHRLGFGAMRITGPGVWGEPADRDEAIRVLRRAVELGVTLIDTADSYGPFVSEDLIAEALHPYPDDLVIATKGGFTRHGPNIWEPLGRPEYLRQCVEMSLRRLRLERIDLYQLHRIDPKVPLEEQLGVLRDMQSEGKIRHIGLSEVSVAELEEARKIVEIATVQNLYNLTSRQHEPVLEHCERHGIGFIPWFPLATGRLAEAGGTLAQVASRHEATPAQIALAWLLHRSPVTLPIPGTSKVAHLDENLAAATISLTDDEVAQLGKAA; encoded by the coding sequence ATGACCCGCCTGACCGAGCGTCCCGCCGCGGCCAGCGGCACTTTCCGCATCGGCGGCGACCTGCCGGTGCACCGGCTGGGCTTCGGGGCGATGCGGATCACCGGGCCCGGGGTGTGGGGGGAGCCCGCCGACCGGGACGAGGCGATCCGGGTGCTGCGCCGTGCCGTCGAGCTGGGCGTGACTTTGATCGACACCGCCGACTCCTACGGCCCGTTCGTCAGCGAGGACCTGATCGCCGAGGCGCTGCACCCCTACCCCGACGACCTGGTGATCGCCACCAAGGGCGGCTTCACCCGGCACGGGCCGAACATCTGGGAGCCGCTGGGCCGGCCGGAGTACCTGCGCCAGTGCGTGGAGATGAGCCTGCGGCGGCTGCGGCTGGAGCGCATCGACCTGTACCAGCTGCACCGGATCGACCCCAAGGTGCCGCTGGAGGAGCAGCTCGGCGTGCTGCGCGACATGCAAAGCGAGGGCAAGATCCGGCACATCGGGCTGTCGGAGGTCAGCGTGGCGGAGCTGGAGGAGGCCCGCAAGATCGTCGAGATCGCCACGGTGCAGAACCTCTACAACCTCACCAGCCGCCAGCATGAGCCGGTGCTGGAGCACTGCGAGCGGCACGGCATCGGTTTCATCCCGTGGTTCCCGCTGGCCACCGGCCGCCTGGCCGAGGCCGGCGGCACGCTGGCGCAGGTCGCCTCCCGGCATGAGGCCACTCCGGCCCAGATAGCGCTGGCCTGGCTGCTGCACCGCTCGCCGGTCACGCTGCCCATCCCGGGCACCTCCAAGGTGGCCCATCTCGATGAGAACCTCGCCGCCGCCACGATCTCCTTGACCGACGACGAGGTCGCCCAGCTCGGCAAGGCGGCCTGA
- a CDS encoding DLW-39 family protein — translation MKKLIVLAVIALGGLVVWRRLQQDRAELDLWTEATSSES, via the coding sequence ATGAAGAAGCTGATCGTTCTCGCTGTCATCGCTCTCGGCGGCCTGGTGGTGTGGCGTCGCCTGCAGCAGGACCGCGCCGAGCTGGACCTGTGGACCGAGGCCACCTCCTCCGAGAGCTGA
- a CDS encoding peptidoglycan-binding protein — protein sequence MGDASGMLAAARAALGMSGVPNAITLDYAGRHGEEFRKAAWCDMAVTYWARKSGNEAAVLPGGDRAYTVWHAQDFQKIGRWYPGTVANVNRAEPGDIVFFDWGRSDSIGAIDHVGVVEKVLGGGRVQTIEGNTGNAVKRRVRSADVIAGYGRPAYKPYKWNGKAPSGEPELKRGDTGDRVRDLQSALLKAGERLPEYGVDGDFGAETEAAVRSFQSKHPDEVDRVTGRYGPQTAAALARALGHAAPDKPKPPAAKAPPWPGRYLKQPPIMRGDDVRRWQSQMRKRGWRLTVDGAYGPRSEQVCRAFQEEKGLAVDGVVGLVTWRQAWEAPIT from the coding sequence ATGGGCGACGCGAGCGGGATGCTGGCCGCGGCCCGGGCCGCCCTCGGCATGTCGGGAGTGCCGAACGCGATCACGCTGGACTACGCCGGGCGGCACGGGGAGGAGTTCAGGAAAGCGGCGTGGTGCGATATGGCGGTCACTTACTGGGCGCGTAAGAGCGGCAACGAGGCGGCCGTCCTGCCGGGCGGGGACCGGGCCTACACGGTCTGGCACGCCCAGGACTTCCAGAAGATCGGACGCTGGTACCCCGGCACCGTCGCCAACGTGAACAGGGCCGAGCCGGGGGACATCGTGTTCTTCGACTGGGGCCGCAGCGACTCGATCGGCGCCATCGACCATGTCGGCGTCGTCGAGAAGGTGCTCGGCGGCGGCCGGGTGCAGACGATCGAGGGCAACACCGGCAATGCCGTCAAGCGGCGCGTCCGGAGCGCCGATGTGATCGCCGGGTACGGCCGGCCGGCGTACAAGCCCTACAAGTGGAACGGCAAGGCCCCCTCCGGCGAGCCGGAGCTGAAGCGCGGGGACACCGGGGATCGCGTCCGCGATCTGCAGAGCGCCCTGCTCAAGGCCGGTGAGCGTCTGCCCGAGTACGGGGTGGACGGGGATTTCGGCGCGGAGACCGAAGCGGCGGTCAGGTCCTTCCAGAGCAAGCACCCCGATGAGGTCGACCGGGTGACGGGGCGGTACGGGCCGCAGACCGCCGCCGCGCTGGCGCGTGCCCTGGGACATGCGGCCCCTGACAAGCCCAAGCCTCCCGCGGCGAAGGCTCCGCCGTGGCCGGGCCGCTATTTGAAGCAGCCGCCCATCATGCGCGGGGACGATGTCCGCCGGTGGCAGTCGCAGATGCGCAAGCGCGGATGGCGCCTGACCGTGGACGGGGCCTACGGCCCTCGGTCCGAGCAGGTGTGCAGGGCTTTCCAGGAGGAGAAAGGGCTGGCCGTCGACGGCGTGGTCGGCCTGGTGACCTGGCGGCAGGCCTGGGAGGCGCCCATCACCTGA
- a CDS encoding tyrosine-type recombinase/integrase, which produces MANRAGHRRFGNIRKLPSGRYQARYPGPDGKMRTAPSTFATKGDADRYLTLVEAQILNGEWTDPDRAKVKLGDYAAKWIEQRPGLRPRTVELYERLLRRHIAPYLGGVALGKLSTPVIREWRMTLLSEGVSASVTAKAYRLLRAVLTTATEDDRIIPRNPCRIRGAGDEKPDERPVLTVPQVFELADRIGRRPVGNVRKLPSGAYRLRYQLPDGSTMRAFPTTFTSKAAAEQMLSELADKGEANVRRDDRFRALVLLATFASLRWGEAVALQRQDIDLAARTVTVRRQYLEMDSGDLVLGPTKSRAGARTVVFPAGIVPAIRDHLDRYTADDPAALVFTGANGGVLRRGNFRRASRWGEAVAALGVPGLHFHDLRHTGNTIAARSGASLRDLMRRMGHDSVRAALIYQHATSEADKAIAASLDAQIEAAAVADGDGDGDEDGAAGVLAPVG; this is translated from the coding sequence CGCTACCAAGCCCGGTATCCGGGGCCGGACGGCAAGATGCGTACCGCTCCCAGCACGTTCGCCACCAAGGGCGACGCTGATCGGTACCTGACCCTTGTCGAGGCGCAGATCCTCAACGGGGAGTGGACGGACCCGGACCGGGCGAAAGTCAAGCTTGGGGACTACGCCGCGAAGTGGATCGAACAGCGTCCCGGCCTGCGGCCCCGGACGGTGGAACTGTACGAGCGGCTGTTGCGTCGGCACATCGCGCCGTACCTGGGCGGTGTCGCGCTGGGCAAGCTGAGCACTCCCGTGATCCGGGAGTGGCGTATGACGCTGCTCAGTGAGGGCGTGTCGGCTTCGGTGACCGCCAAGGCGTACCGGCTGCTGCGCGCGGTCCTGACCACGGCGACCGAAGACGACCGGATCATCCCACGCAACCCGTGCCGAATCCGCGGTGCCGGTGATGAAAAGCCGGATGAGCGGCCGGTGCTGACCGTTCCCCAGGTGTTCGAGCTGGCGGACCGGATCGGCCGGCGGCCGGTCGGCAATGTCCGCAAGCTGCCCTCGGGTGCCTACCGGCTGCGCTACCAGCTCCCGGACGGATCGACCATGCGCGCCTTCCCGACCACCTTCACGAGCAAGGCGGCGGCCGAACAGATGCTCTCCGAGCTGGCCGACAAGGGGGAGGCGAACGTTCGCCGTGATGATCGGTTCCGGGCGTTGGTCCTGCTGGCCACGTTCGCGAGTCTGCGTTGGGGTGAGGCGGTGGCGCTCCAGCGTCAGGACATCGACCTGGCGGCCCGGACGGTGACGGTACGGCGGCAATACCTGGAGATGGACTCCGGGGACCTGGTGCTCGGGCCGACCAAGTCCCGTGCCGGTGCCCGTACCGTCGTCTTCCCGGCGGGCATCGTTCCGGCAATACGCGATCACCTCGACCGGTACACCGCCGACGATCCGGCGGCGCTGGTGTTCACCGGGGCGAACGGTGGTGTGCTGCGGCGGGGCAACTTCCGGCGGGCGTCCCGGTGGGGTGAGGCGGTGGCGGCGCTCGGCGTCCCGGGCCTGCACTTCCACGACCTGCGGCATACCGGCAACACGATCGCCGCTCGGAGCGGTGCGAGCCTGCGGGACCTGATGCGCCGGATGGGTCACGACTCGGTGCGGGCGGCGCTGATCTACCAGCACGCCACGTCGGAGGCGGACAAGGCCATCGCGGCATCGCTGGACGCCCAGATCGAGGCGGCGGCGGTCGCTGACGGTGACGGTGACGGTGATGAGGACGGCGCGGCCGGTGTGCTGGCGCCGGTGGGCTAA